From Pelmatolapia mariae isolate MD_Pm_ZW linkage group LG1, Pm_UMD_F_2, whole genome shotgun sequence, one genomic window encodes:
- the znf821 gene encoding zinc finger protein 821 isoform X4 — protein MGPFHTSTITGLQHTINMDGRDEFTEDSECCSNNSQEVQGQDSFSEDSDSDPENHGEDSSSNTSADDHMTTKRTQCLLQGAGVKEESEEGGEHSNNFVCPLCTLDFSSPEKLISHVYQHTTMMSNTKSYVCPVCGRALSSPGSLGRHLLIHSEDRLSNCAVCGARFTDTNNFNREKLKEVLDTTRMDLTGGRDTCSMSQSLSSSPMSSPGPCTDSCHGPGPSPSSCQGPCPCQATNPNPNLCQAQRSCQGQGHISSQCQGPRPCHGPGPGSGPCTDQGPAFPSLPDSLLSEGPSLASIPDALNSSSSGLPPIPDILSPMPVYPAGVLLVCNSCVAYQQLVAAQSPMRKWALRRKNEPLEARLQRLERERTAKKNKRACETEEERELRRLRDREAKRMQRMQETEEQRARRLQRDREAMRLKRANETPEKRQARLIREREAKRIKRRLEKIDPALRTQIEHDPAAMAALTADMSLFQFPCPMPVPSIDNGLFMKLP, from the exons GGCCATTCCACACTTCAACCATCACAGGACTCCAGCACACTATTAACATGGATGGCAGAGACGAATTCACAGAGGACAGTGAATGCTGCAGCAACAACTCCCAGGAAGTCCAAGGGCAGGATAGCTTCTCAG AAGACAGCGATAGTGACCCAGAAAACCACGGCGAAGACTCGTCCTCCAACACCTCTGCTGACGACCACATGACCACCAAGAGAACGCAGTGCCTCCTACAAGGAGCAGGAGTCAAAGAG GAGAGCGAGGAAGGGGGAGAGCACAGCAACAACTTTGTTTGTCCTCTCTGCACGCTGGATTTCAGCAGCCCAGAGAAGCTCATCTCCCATGTCTACCAG CATACGACTATGATGAGCAACACCAAGAGCTATGTGTGCCCAGTGTGTGGGCGAGCCCTGAGTTCGCCCGGCTCACTTGGACGCCATCTTCTCATCCACTCCGAGGACCGCCTCTCCAACTGCGCTGTCTGTGGTGCACGCTTCACAGACACCAACAACTTTAACAG GGAgaagcttaaagaagtcctCGACACAACTAGGATGGATTTGACTGGGGGAAGGGACACCTGTTCCATGTCCCAGTCCCTCTCGAGCAGCCCCATGAGCAGCCCGGGCCCCTGCACTGACTCTTGCCATGGACCGGGCCCCAGTCCCAGTTCGTGTCAGGGTCCTTGCCCGTGTCAAGCAACTAACCCCAATCCCAACCTATGTCAAGCCCAACGTTCCTGCCAGGGACAGGGCCACATCTCAAGCCAGTGTCAAGGCCCCAGACCATGTCATGGCCCTGGGCCAGGATCAGGACCATGCACGGACCAGGGACCCGCATTTCCCTCACTGCCCGATAGTCTCCTCTCTGAAGGGCCATCCCTCGCCTCAATCCCTGATGCACTCAACTCCTCCTCTTCAGGCCTTCCTCCTATCCCTGATATCCTGAGCCCTATGCCGGTGTATCCTGCCGGAGTGCTACTGGTGTGCAACAGCTGCGTGGCTTATCAGCAGCTAGTGGCGGCCCAGTCACCGATGCGAAAATGGGCTCTGCGTCGGAAGAACGAGCCCTTGGAGGCCCGACTGCAGCGTCTGGAACGTGAGCGCACGGCAAAGAAGAACAAGCGGGCGTGtgagacagaagaagagagggagCTGAGGCGGCTGCGGGACCGCGAGGCCAAGCGCATGCAGAGGATGCAGGAAACGGAGGAGCAGCGGGCACGCAGGCTGCAGAGGGACAGGGAGGCCATGCGATTAAAGAGGGCCAACGAGACACCAGAGAAGAGGCAGGCCAGGCTGATCCGAGAGAGGGAGGCAAAGAGGATCAAGCGACGGCTGGAGAAGATTGACCCTGCTCTGAGGACACAGATAGAGCACGATCCTGCCGCCATGGCTGCCCTCACAGCAGACATGAGTCTCTTCCAGTTTCCCTGCCCTATGCCTGTCCCCTCCATTGATAATGGTCTATTCATGAAGCTGCCCTAG
- the znf821 gene encoding zinc finger protein 821 isoform X3 — MMGDVGPFHTSTITGLQHTINMDGRDEFTEDSECCSNNSQEVQGQDSFSEDSDSDPENHGEDSSSNTSADDHMTTKRTQCLLQGAGVKEESEEGGEHSNNFVCPLCTLDFSSPEKLISHVYQHTTMMSNTKSYVCPVCGRALSSPGSLGRHLLIHSEDRLSNCAVCGARFTDTNNFNREKLKEVLDTTRMDLTGGRDTCSMSQSLSSSPMSSPGPCTDSCHGPGPSPSSCQGPCPCQATNPNPNLCQAQRSCQGQGHISSQCQGPRPCHGPGPGSGPCTDQGPAFPSLPDSLLSEGPSLASIPDALNSSSSGLPPIPDILSPMPVYPAGVLLVCNSCVAYQQLVAAQSPMRKWALRRKNEPLEARLQRLERERTAKKNKRACETEEERELRRLRDREAKRMQRMQETEEQRARRLQRDREAMRLKRANETPEKRQARLIREREAKRIKRRLEKIDPALRTQIEHDPAAMAALTADMSLFQFPCPMPVPSIDNGLFMKLP; from the exons GGCCATTCCACACTTCAACCATCACAGGACTCCAGCACACTATTAACATGGATGGCAGAGACGAATTCACAGAGGACAGTGAATGCTGCAGCAACAACTCCCAGGAAGTCCAAGGGCAGGATAGCTTCTCAG AAGACAGCGATAGTGACCCAGAAAACCACGGCGAAGACTCGTCCTCCAACACCTCTGCTGACGACCACATGACCACCAAGAGAACGCAGTGCCTCCTACAAGGAGCAGGAGTCAAAGAG GAGAGCGAGGAAGGGGGAGAGCACAGCAACAACTTTGTTTGTCCTCTCTGCACGCTGGATTTCAGCAGCCCAGAGAAGCTCATCTCCCATGTCTACCAG CATACGACTATGATGAGCAACACCAAGAGCTATGTGTGCCCAGTGTGTGGGCGAGCCCTGAGTTCGCCCGGCTCACTTGGACGCCATCTTCTCATCCACTCCGAGGACCGCCTCTCCAACTGCGCTGTCTGTGGTGCACGCTTCACAGACACCAACAACTTTAACAG GGAgaagcttaaagaagtcctCGACACAACTAGGATGGATTTGACTGGGGGAAGGGACACCTGTTCCATGTCCCAGTCCCTCTCGAGCAGCCCCATGAGCAGCCCGGGCCCCTGCACTGACTCTTGCCATGGACCGGGCCCCAGTCCCAGTTCGTGTCAGGGTCCTTGCCCGTGTCAAGCAACTAACCCCAATCCCAACCTATGTCAAGCCCAACGTTCCTGCCAGGGACAGGGCCACATCTCAAGCCAGTGTCAAGGCCCCAGACCATGTCATGGCCCTGGGCCAGGATCAGGACCATGCACGGACCAGGGACCCGCATTTCCCTCACTGCCCGATAGTCTCCTCTCTGAAGGGCCATCCCTCGCCTCAATCCCTGATGCACTCAACTCCTCCTCTTCAGGCCTTCCTCCTATCCCTGATATCCTGAGCCCTATGCCGGTGTATCCTGCCGGAGTGCTACTGGTGTGCAACAGCTGCGTGGCTTATCAGCAGCTAGTGGCGGCCCAGTCACCGATGCGAAAATGGGCTCTGCGTCGGAAGAACGAGCCCTTGGAGGCCCGACTGCAGCGTCTGGAACGTGAGCGCACGGCAAAGAAGAACAAGCGGGCGTGtgagacagaagaagagagggagCTGAGGCGGCTGCGGGACCGCGAGGCCAAGCGCATGCAGAGGATGCAGGAAACGGAGGAGCAGCGGGCACGCAGGCTGCAGAGGGACAGGGAGGCCATGCGATTAAAGAGGGCCAACGAGACACCAGAGAAGAGGCAGGCCAGGCTGATCCGAGAGAGGGAGGCAAAGAGGATCAAGCGACGGCTGGAGAAGATTGACCCTGCTCTGAGGACACAGATAGAGCACGATCCTGCCGCCATGGCTGCCCTCACAGCAGACATGAGTCTCTTCCAGTTTCCCTGCCCTATGCCTGTCCCCTCCATTGATAATGGTCTATTCATGAAGCTGCCCTAG
- the znf821 gene encoding zinc finger protein 821 isoform X2, which yields MSRRKQTNPFKVNWPFHTSTITGLQHTINMDGRDEFTEDSECCSNNSQEVQGQDSFSDSDSDPENHGEDSSSNTSADDHMTTKRTQCLLQGAGVKEESEEGGEHSNNFVCPLCTLDFSSPEKLISHVYQHTTMMSNTKSYVCPVCGRALSSPGSLGRHLLIHSEDRLSNCAVCGARFTDTNNFNREKLKEVLDTTRMDLTGGRDTCSMSQSLSSSPMSSPGPCTDSCHGPGPSPSSCQGPCPCQATNPNPNLCQAQRSCQGQGHISSQCQGPRPCHGPGPGSGPCTDQGPAFPSLPDSLLSEGPSLASIPDALNSSSSGLPPIPDILSPMPVYPAGVLLVCNSCVAYQQLVAAQSPMRKWALRRKNEPLEARLQRLERERTAKKNKRACETEEERELRRLRDREAKRMQRMQETEEQRARRLQRDREAMRLKRANETPEKRQARLIREREAKRIKRRLEKIDPALRTQIEHDPAAMAALTADMSLFQFPCPMPVPSIDNGLFMKLP from the exons GGCCATTCCACACTTCAACCATCACAGGACTCCAGCACACTATTAACATGGATGGCAGAGACGAATTCACAGAGGACAGTGAATGCTGCAGCAACAACTCCCAGGAAGTCCAAGGGCAGGATAGCTTCTCAG ACAGCGATAGTGACCCAGAAAACCACGGCGAAGACTCGTCCTCCAACACCTCTGCTGACGACCACATGACCACCAAGAGAACGCAGTGCCTCCTACAAGGAGCAGGAGTCAAAGAG GAGAGCGAGGAAGGGGGAGAGCACAGCAACAACTTTGTTTGTCCTCTCTGCACGCTGGATTTCAGCAGCCCAGAGAAGCTCATCTCCCATGTCTACCAG CATACGACTATGATGAGCAACACCAAGAGCTATGTGTGCCCAGTGTGTGGGCGAGCCCTGAGTTCGCCCGGCTCACTTGGACGCCATCTTCTCATCCACTCCGAGGACCGCCTCTCCAACTGCGCTGTCTGTGGTGCACGCTTCACAGACACCAACAACTTTAACAG GGAgaagcttaaagaagtcctCGACACAACTAGGATGGATTTGACTGGGGGAAGGGACACCTGTTCCATGTCCCAGTCCCTCTCGAGCAGCCCCATGAGCAGCCCGGGCCCCTGCACTGACTCTTGCCATGGACCGGGCCCCAGTCCCAGTTCGTGTCAGGGTCCTTGCCCGTGTCAAGCAACTAACCCCAATCCCAACCTATGTCAAGCCCAACGTTCCTGCCAGGGACAGGGCCACATCTCAAGCCAGTGTCAAGGCCCCAGACCATGTCATGGCCCTGGGCCAGGATCAGGACCATGCACGGACCAGGGACCCGCATTTCCCTCACTGCCCGATAGTCTCCTCTCTGAAGGGCCATCCCTCGCCTCAATCCCTGATGCACTCAACTCCTCCTCTTCAGGCCTTCCTCCTATCCCTGATATCCTGAGCCCTATGCCGGTGTATCCTGCCGGAGTGCTACTGGTGTGCAACAGCTGCGTGGCTTATCAGCAGCTAGTGGCGGCCCAGTCACCGATGCGAAAATGGGCTCTGCGTCGGAAGAACGAGCCCTTGGAGGCCCGACTGCAGCGTCTGGAACGTGAGCGCACGGCAAAGAAGAACAAGCGGGCGTGtgagacagaagaagagagggagCTGAGGCGGCTGCGGGACCGCGAGGCCAAGCGCATGCAGAGGATGCAGGAAACGGAGGAGCAGCGGGCACGCAGGCTGCAGAGGGACAGGGAGGCCATGCGATTAAAGAGGGCCAACGAGACACCAGAGAAGAGGCAGGCCAGGCTGATCCGAGAGAGGGAGGCAAAGAGGATCAAGCGACGGCTGGAGAAGATTGACCCTGCTCTGAGGACACAGATAGAGCACGATCCTGCCGCCATGGCTGCCCTCACAGCAGACATGAGTCTCTTCCAGTTTCCCTGCCCTATGCCTGTCCCCTCCATTGATAATGGTCTATTCATGAAGCTGCCCTAG
- the znf821 gene encoding zinc finger protein 821 isoform X1, protein MSRRKQTNPFKVNWPFHTSTITGLQHTINMDGRDEFTEDSECCSNNSQEVQGQDSFSEDSDSDPENHGEDSSSNTSADDHMTTKRTQCLLQGAGVKEESEEGGEHSNNFVCPLCTLDFSSPEKLISHVYQHTTMMSNTKSYVCPVCGRALSSPGSLGRHLLIHSEDRLSNCAVCGARFTDTNNFNREKLKEVLDTTRMDLTGGRDTCSMSQSLSSSPMSSPGPCTDSCHGPGPSPSSCQGPCPCQATNPNPNLCQAQRSCQGQGHISSQCQGPRPCHGPGPGSGPCTDQGPAFPSLPDSLLSEGPSLASIPDALNSSSSGLPPIPDILSPMPVYPAGVLLVCNSCVAYQQLVAAQSPMRKWALRRKNEPLEARLQRLERERTAKKNKRACETEEERELRRLRDREAKRMQRMQETEEQRARRLQRDREAMRLKRANETPEKRQARLIREREAKRIKRRLEKIDPALRTQIEHDPAAMAALTADMSLFQFPCPMPVPSIDNGLFMKLP, encoded by the exons GGCCATTCCACACTTCAACCATCACAGGACTCCAGCACACTATTAACATGGATGGCAGAGACGAATTCACAGAGGACAGTGAATGCTGCAGCAACAACTCCCAGGAAGTCCAAGGGCAGGATAGCTTCTCAG AAGACAGCGATAGTGACCCAGAAAACCACGGCGAAGACTCGTCCTCCAACACCTCTGCTGACGACCACATGACCACCAAGAGAACGCAGTGCCTCCTACAAGGAGCAGGAGTCAAAGAG GAGAGCGAGGAAGGGGGAGAGCACAGCAACAACTTTGTTTGTCCTCTCTGCACGCTGGATTTCAGCAGCCCAGAGAAGCTCATCTCCCATGTCTACCAG CATACGACTATGATGAGCAACACCAAGAGCTATGTGTGCCCAGTGTGTGGGCGAGCCCTGAGTTCGCCCGGCTCACTTGGACGCCATCTTCTCATCCACTCCGAGGACCGCCTCTCCAACTGCGCTGTCTGTGGTGCACGCTTCACAGACACCAACAACTTTAACAG GGAgaagcttaaagaagtcctCGACACAACTAGGATGGATTTGACTGGGGGAAGGGACACCTGTTCCATGTCCCAGTCCCTCTCGAGCAGCCCCATGAGCAGCCCGGGCCCCTGCACTGACTCTTGCCATGGACCGGGCCCCAGTCCCAGTTCGTGTCAGGGTCCTTGCCCGTGTCAAGCAACTAACCCCAATCCCAACCTATGTCAAGCCCAACGTTCCTGCCAGGGACAGGGCCACATCTCAAGCCAGTGTCAAGGCCCCAGACCATGTCATGGCCCTGGGCCAGGATCAGGACCATGCACGGACCAGGGACCCGCATTTCCCTCACTGCCCGATAGTCTCCTCTCTGAAGGGCCATCCCTCGCCTCAATCCCTGATGCACTCAACTCCTCCTCTTCAGGCCTTCCTCCTATCCCTGATATCCTGAGCCCTATGCCGGTGTATCCTGCCGGAGTGCTACTGGTGTGCAACAGCTGCGTGGCTTATCAGCAGCTAGTGGCGGCCCAGTCACCGATGCGAAAATGGGCTCTGCGTCGGAAGAACGAGCCCTTGGAGGCCCGACTGCAGCGTCTGGAACGTGAGCGCACGGCAAAGAAGAACAAGCGGGCGTGtgagacagaagaagagagggagCTGAGGCGGCTGCGGGACCGCGAGGCCAAGCGCATGCAGAGGATGCAGGAAACGGAGGAGCAGCGGGCACGCAGGCTGCAGAGGGACAGGGAGGCCATGCGATTAAAGAGGGCCAACGAGACACCAGAGAAGAGGCAGGCCAGGCTGATCCGAGAGAGGGAGGCAAAGAGGATCAAGCGACGGCTGGAGAAGATTGACCCTGCTCTGAGGACACAGATAGAGCACGATCCTGCCGCCATGGCTGCCCTCACAGCAGACATGAGTCTCTTCCAGTTTCCCTGCCCTATGCCTGTCCCCTCCATTGATAATGGTCTATTCATGAAGCTGCCCTAG
- the znf821 gene encoding zinc finger protein 821 isoform X5 has translation MDGRDEFTEDSECCSNNSQEVQGQDSFSEDSDSDPENHGEDSSSNTSADDHMTTKRTQCLLQGAGVKEESEEGGEHSNNFVCPLCTLDFSSPEKLISHVYQHTTMMSNTKSYVCPVCGRALSSPGSLGRHLLIHSEDRLSNCAVCGARFTDTNNFNREKLKEVLDTTRMDLTGGRDTCSMSQSLSSSPMSSPGPCTDSCHGPGPSPSSCQGPCPCQATNPNPNLCQAQRSCQGQGHISSQCQGPRPCHGPGPGSGPCTDQGPAFPSLPDSLLSEGPSLASIPDALNSSSSGLPPIPDILSPMPVYPAGVLLVCNSCVAYQQLVAAQSPMRKWALRRKNEPLEARLQRLERERTAKKNKRACETEEERELRRLRDREAKRMQRMQETEEQRARRLQRDREAMRLKRANETPEKRQARLIREREAKRIKRRLEKIDPALRTQIEHDPAAMAALTADMSLFQFPCPMPVPSIDNGLFMKLP, from the exons ATGGATGGCAGAGACGAATTCACAGAGGACAGTGAATGCTGCAGCAACAACTCCCAGGAAGTCCAAGGGCAGGATAGCTTCTCAG AAGACAGCGATAGTGACCCAGAAAACCACGGCGAAGACTCGTCCTCCAACACCTCTGCTGACGACCACATGACCACCAAGAGAACGCAGTGCCTCCTACAAGGAGCAGGAGTCAAAGAG GAGAGCGAGGAAGGGGGAGAGCACAGCAACAACTTTGTTTGTCCTCTCTGCACGCTGGATTTCAGCAGCCCAGAGAAGCTCATCTCCCATGTCTACCAG CATACGACTATGATGAGCAACACCAAGAGCTATGTGTGCCCAGTGTGTGGGCGAGCCCTGAGTTCGCCCGGCTCACTTGGACGCCATCTTCTCATCCACTCCGAGGACCGCCTCTCCAACTGCGCTGTCTGTGGTGCACGCTTCACAGACACCAACAACTTTAACAG GGAgaagcttaaagaagtcctCGACACAACTAGGATGGATTTGACTGGGGGAAGGGACACCTGTTCCATGTCCCAGTCCCTCTCGAGCAGCCCCATGAGCAGCCCGGGCCCCTGCACTGACTCTTGCCATGGACCGGGCCCCAGTCCCAGTTCGTGTCAGGGTCCTTGCCCGTGTCAAGCAACTAACCCCAATCCCAACCTATGTCAAGCCCAACGTTCCTGCCAGGGACAGGGCCACATCTCAAGCCAGTGTCAAGGCCCCAGACCATGTCATGGCCCTGGGCCAGGATCAGGACCATGCACGGACCAGGGACCCGCATTTCCCTCACTGCCCGATAGTCTCCTCTCTGAAGGGCCATCCCTCGCCTCAATCCCTGATGCACTCAACTCCTCCTCTTCAGGCCTTCCTCCTATCCCTGATATCCTGAGCCCTATGCCGGTGTATCCTGCCGGAGTGCTACTGGTGTGCAACAGCTGCGTGGCTTATCAGCAGCTAGTGGCGGCCCAGTCACCGATGCGAAAATGGGCTCTGCGTCGGAAGAACGAGCCCTTGGAGGCCCGACTGCAGCGTCTGGAACGTGAGCGCACGGCAAAGAAGAACAAGCGGGCGTGtgagacagaagaagagagggagCTGAGGCGGCTGCGGGACCGCGAGGCCAAGCGCATGCAGAGGATGCAGGAAACGGAGGAGCAGCGGGCACGCAGGCTGCAGAGGGACAGGGAGGCCATGCGATTAAAGAGGGCCAACGAGACACCAGAGAAGAGGCAGGCCAGGCTGATCCGAGAGAGGGAGGCAAAGAGGATCAAGCGACGGCTGGAGAAGATTGACCCTGCTCTGAGGACACAGATAGAGCACGATCCTGCCGCCATGGCTGCCCTCACAGCAGACATGAGTCTCTTCCAGTTTCCCTGCCCTATGCCTGTCCCCTCCATTGATAATGGTCTATTCATGAAGCTGCCCTAG
- the znf821 gene encoding zinc finger protein 821 isoform X6: protein MTTKRTQCLLQGAGVKEESEEGGEHSNNFVCPLCTLDFSSPEKLISHVYQHTTMMSNTKSYVCPVCGRALSSPGSLGRHLLIHSEDRLSNCAVCGARFTDTNNFNREKLKEVLDTTRMDLTGGRDTCSMSQSLSSSPMSSPGPCTDSCHGPGPSPSSCQGPCPCQATNPNPNLCQAQRSCQGQGHISSQCQGPRPCHGPGPGSGPCTDQGPAFPSLPDSLLSEGPSLASIPDALNSSSSGLPPIPDILSPMPVYPAGVLLVCNSCVAYQQLVAAQSPMRKWALRRKNEPLEARLQRLERERTAKKNKRACETEEERELRRLRDREAKRMQRMQETEEQRARRLQRDREAMRLKRANETPEKRQARLIREREAKRIKRRLEKIDPALRTQIEHDPAAMAALTADMSLFQFPCPMPVPSIDNGLFMKLP, encoded by the exons ATGACCACCAAGAGAACGCAGTGCCTCCTACAAGGAGCAGGAGTCAAAGAG GAGAGCGAGGAAGGGGGAGAGCACAGCAACAACTTTGTTTGTCCTCTCTGCACGCTGGATTTCAGCAGCCCAGAGAAGCTCATCTCCCATGTCTACCAG CATACGACTATGATGAGCAACACCAAGAGCTATGTGTGCCCAGTGTGTGGGCGAGCCCTGAGTTCGCCCGGCTCACTTGGACGCCATCTTCTCATCCACTCCGAGGACCGCCTCTCCAACTGCGCTGTCTGTGGTGCACGCTTCACAGACACCAACAACTTTAACAG GGAgaagcttaaagaagtcctCGACACAACTAGGATGGATTTGACTGGGGGAAGGGACACCTGTTCCATGTCCCAGTCCCTCTCGAGCAGCCCCATGAGCAGCCCGGGCCCCTGCACTGACTCTTGCCATGGACCGGGCCCCAGTCCCAGTTCGTGTCAGGGTCCTTGCCCGTGTCAAGCAACTAACCCCAATCCCAACCTATGTCAAGCCCAACGTTCCTGCCAGGGACAGGGCCACATCTCAAGCCAGTGTCAAGGCCCCAGACCATGTCATGGCCCTGGGCCAGGATCAGGACCATGCACGGACCAGGGACCCGCATTTCCCTCACTGCCCGATAGTCTCCTCTCTGAAGGGCCATCCCTCGCCTCAATCCCTGATGCACTCAACTCCTCCTCTTCAGGCCTTCCTCCTATCCCTGATATCCTGAGCCCTATGCCGGTGTATCCTGCCGGAGTGCTACTGGTGTGCAACAGCTGCGTGGCTTATCAGCAGCTAGTGGCGGCCCAGTCACCGATGCGAAAATGGGCTCTGCGTCGGAAGAACGAGCCCTTGGAGGCCCGACTGCAGCGTCTGGAACGTGAGCGCACGGCAAAGAAGAACAAGCGGGCGTGtgagacagaagaagagagggagCTGAGGCGGCTGCGGGACCGCGAGGCCAAGCGCATGCAGAGGATGCAGGAAACGGAGGAGCAGCGGGCACGCAGGCTGCAGAGGGACAGGGAGGCCATGCGATTAAAGAGGGCCAACGAGACACCAGAGAAGAGGCAGGCCAGGCTGATCCGAGAGAGGGAGGCAAAGAGGATCAAGCGACGGCTGGAGAAGATTGACCCTGCTCTGAGGACACAGATAGAGCACGATCCTGCCGCCATGGCTGCCCTCACAGCAGACATGAGTCTCTTCCAGTTTCCCTGCCCTATGCCTGTCCCCTCCATTGATAATGGTCTATTCATGAAGCTGCCCTAG